One region of Candidatus Polarisedimenticolia bacterium genomic DNA includes:
- a CDS encoding AcvB/VirJ family lysyl-phosphatidylglycerol hydrolase has product MKRLVLPLLLMLLAAPAAAKASKPAASPPARTESFGRFGSVALYGDAQQASQVVLFFSGDGGWNQGVVEMAKRLGSIDALVVGIDVPRYFDSLKKSSEECAYPAGDLESLSQYIQKKLERPHYTPPILVGYSSGATLAYATLAQAPAGTFKGAISLGFCPDLEATKKFCKGSGLSSGPLPQGKGILLEPAPNLEALWIAFQGEIDKTCDAAQTERFVKQVPGAEIVLLPKVGHGFSVSKNWLPQLEDAYRRMVRKTSPPPEPGEEQPAIGAMIPGDLKDLPLVEVPAVKQPSGTLAVLVSGDGGWVGLDRNVSKVLAERGIPVIGLNSLAYFWKRRTPEEAGKDLERIMRHYLAQWHCDKALLLGYSRGADVVPFMASRLPDDLRAQVRLVVLMGPDDSVDFEFHLSDWLGSDHHDNNLPVLPEIRKLDDFSVVCFYGEHEDDSLCPALKDGPMRVVRLSGGHHFSGDYEGVAERILQEAER; this is encoded by the coding sequence ATGAAGCGTCTCGTTCTACCCTTGCTCCTCATGCTCCTGGCCGCACCGGCGGCCGCCAAAGCCTCCAAGCCCGCTGCTTCGCCTCCGGCGCGGACGGAAAGCTTCGGGCGCTTCGGCAGCGTGGCGCTGTACGGCGATGCCCAGCAGGCCTCGCAGGTGGTCCTCTTCTTTTCGGGCGACGGCGGCTGGAACCAGGGGGTCGTGGAGATGGCGAAGCGGCTGGGCTCCATCGATGCGCTGGTGGTGGGCATCGACGTCCCCCGGTATTTCGATTCGCTGAAGAAGTCTTCCGAGGAGTGCGCCTACCCGGCCGGCGACCTCGAATCGCTCAGCCAGTACATCCAGAAGAAGCTGGAGCGGCCGCATTACACGCCGCCGATCCTGGTGGGCTATTCCTCGGGGGCGACCCTCGCCTACGCGACGCTGGCGCAGGCCCCCGCGGGGACCTTCAAGGGAGCGATCAGCCTGGGCTTCTGCCCCGATCTCGAAGCGACGAAGAAGTTCTGCAAGGGGAGCGGGCTGTCCAGCGGGCCGTTGCCGCAAGGCAAGGGGATTCTCTTGGAGCCGGCGCCGAATCTGGAAGCTCTCTGGATCGCGTTCCAGGGGGAGATCGACAAGACGTGCGATGCGGCGCAGACGGAACGCTTCGTCAAGCAGGTTCCCGGCGCCGAGATCGTGCTGCTTCCCAAGGTGGGGCATGGCTTCTCGGTGTCGAAGAACTGGCTTCCGCAGCTCGAGGATGCCTACCGCCGCATGGTCCGCAAGACCTCACCACCCCCGGAGCCGGGCGAGGAGCAGCCGGCTATTGGCGCGATGATCCCCGGCGATCTCAAGGATCTCCCCCTGGTCGAGGTGCCCGCCGTGAAGCAGCCTTCAGGCACCTTGGCGGTTCTGGTCTCAGGGGACGGCGGTTGGGTGGGCCTGGATCGCAATGTTTCGAAGGTCCTCGCCGAGCGTGGCATTCCGGTGATCGGGCTGAACTCGCTGGCCTACTTCTGGAAGCGCCGCACGCCGGAGGAGGCGGGAAAGGACCTGGAGAGGATCATGCGGCACTACCTGGCGCAGTGGCATTGCGATAAGGCCTTGTTGCTGGGGTATTCGCGCGGCGCCGATGTCGTGCCCTTCATGGCCAGCCGCCTTCCCGATGACCTCCGCGCCCAGGTGCGCCTGGTCGTCCTCATGGGACCCGATGACTCGGTCGATTTTGAGTTCCATCTCAGCGACTGGCTCGGAAGCGACCATCACGACAACAACCTGCCGGTCCTGCCCGAGATCCGCAAGCTGGATGATTTCAGTGTCGTCTGCTTCTATGGGGAGCACGAAGACGACAGCCTTTGCCCCGCGCTGAAGGACGGTCCCATGCGCGTGGTCCGGTTGTCGGGCGGGCATCACTTCAGCGGAGATTACGAAGGAGTGGCCGAGCGGATCCTTCAGGAGGCGGAGCGGTAG